From one Triticum urartu cultivar G1812 chromosome 3, Tu2.1, whole genome shotgun sequence genomic stretch:
- the LOC125547107 gene encoding RING-H2 finger protein ATL78-like, with the protein MSNHAAATTTGLLVMRRVEATARWFSVDPGPADVECQFAVSVRCYVKRSLVFHGSGQPPPVIYQPYIGASNGCFMKFGVRNLSVLQSDGACRWALRRMLARMPQLWVLRLTDDELDDVVPSNVVPQIVRAACGDNATHGFTFCFVMEVDRQFIHDEKALLMACREGELGSSDKPKNCPICLEGLEGEPVVQPPRCPHVFHRQCIFRWFCKATTCPICRRDVRICALPEFLVL; encoded by the coding sequence ATGTCGAATcacgccgccgccaccaccactgGCCTATTAGTCATGCGCAGGGTCGAGGCGACCGCAAGGTGGTTCTCCGTTGATCCCGGGCccgccgacgttgagtgccaatTTGCGGTGTCTGTGAGGTGCTATGTGAAGCGGTCCCTGGTGTTCCACGGAAGCGGCCAGCCCCCGCCCGTGATATACCAGCCATATATCGGGGCAAGCAACGGTTGCTTCATGAAGTTCGGTGTCAGAAACCTTTCCGTGCTCCAGAGTGACGGTGCCTGCCGCTGGGCGCTCCGCAGGATGCTGGCGAGAATGCCCCAGCTCTGGGTGCTCCGCCTCACTGACGACGAGTTGGACGACGTCGTACCCTCGAACGTGGTGCCGCAGATCGTCCGCGCGGCGTGCGGTGACAACGCCACCCACGGCTTCACCTTTTGCTTCGTCATGGAGGTGGACCGACAGTTCATACATGATGAAAAGGCTCTCCTGATGGCGTGTAGGGAGGGGGAGTTGGGCAGCAGTGATAAGCCCAAGAACTGCCCGATCTGCTTGGAGGGACTTGAGGGAGAGCCCGTCGTGCAGCCGCCGAGGTGCCCGCACGTGTTCCACCGCCAGTGCATTTTTAGGTGGTTCTGCAAGGCGACGACATGCCCGATTTGCCGCCGCGATGTGAGGATCTGTGCCCTGCCTGAGTTTCTTGTTCTGTAG